The sequence ATGGTCGTGAAACAGCCGCGCAACCGGCTCGAGCAGGCTGTCGATGAGGTCGTCCGCGGACAGGAAGCCCGGGTTCGCCGCTCTCGACCCTCGCTCGGGCAGGACGGGGGAGGTCACCCGCGCGGGCGCCTTGCAGCAACACGGGAACCCGGGAGGGAGTTGTCCGGCGTATCGCTGGAAGTCATCATCGGGGATGCGTGCGTAGTAGCTGCGGTCCACGCCGACCGTGCTGAACAGCGGGTGCTGGACGTATTCGCGCAGACCATCGCGGGCCAGGCCGGCCGCGGTGTTCCGGCTTCGATAGACGAGCCCGTGCCACCCCGGGAAGCTCCAGGAACTCGTGCCGAGTCGGACGCCGGGCGGCAAGGCGGCGGCCACGGCGCGAAGACGCGCGCGCCGCTCCTCGAGGGGCGCGTCGTCGCTCGACGCCGCGCGACGAGTCGGTGCATCTCCCTCATCCGGTGGAAACAGCGAGGGCTGATGAGGCATGGGGTACGACGATTGTACCAGGTGCTGAGGGTGCTGGAGGTGCTGGCGGTGCTGGGGGTGCGGTGCTGAGGGTGCTGGGGGTGCGGAAAGTGCTGGAGGTGCTGGAGGTGCGCTGGCTCTGGGTTTCCGTGGCCGGAAGCCCAGAGCCAGCCGGGAGCTGGGAGCCTACTTGCCCGCGTTCTTCGCGGCGCGGCGGATGATGTCCAGCGCCTCGTCGATCTCGTCGGTCGTCACGTCGAGTGGTGGACGGAATCGCAGGCTCAATCGGCCGCAGCTGAGAATCACGAGCCCGAGTTCGTACGCCTCGTCGCCCACCTTGTCCCGCGTGGCGGTGTCGGGGAAGTCGATGGCGCACATCAGGCCGCGGCCGCGCGCGTTCGAGAACACGTCGGGCCGCCCGGCCTGCATCGCCTCGAGGCCGGCCTGTAGGTGCGCGCCAGCCTTTGCCGCATGCTCCACCAGGCCGTCTTCCTCGATGATCTCCAGGTACCGCGTCGAGCGGACCATGTCCACGAGGTTTCCGCCCCAGGTCGAGTTCAGCCGGCTCGACACCTTGAACACGTTCTCGGGTTCCTCGTCGATGCGCGGGCCGGCCAGCATGCCGCACACCTGCATCTTCTTGCCGAAGGCGAGCAGGTCCGGCTGCACGCCGAAGTGCTGGTGCGCCCAGAACCGGCCGGTCAGGGCCACGCCCGCCTGCACCTCGTCGAAGATCAGCAGCGCCTCGTGCTCGTCGGCCAGCCGGCGGAGCGCCTGCAGGAACTCCGGGCGATAGTGGTTGTCGCCGCCCTCCGCCTGGATCGGTTCGATGATGATCGCCGCAATGTCATCGCGACGCGACGCGAACGCCTGCTCGATTTCGCCAATCGCCTGCCGTTCGATCGCCGCCACGCGGTCGATCTCGACGGCGTTCAGCGGGAAGTGCAGCGCCGGGTTCGTGATCCGCGGCCAGTCGAACTTCGCGAAATACTGGTACTTCCGCGGATCGGCCGTGTTCGTGAGCGACATCGTGTAGCCGGTGCGCCCGTGGAACGCATCGCGGAAGTGGATGACCTGGTGTCCCTTCTCCTCGCGCAGGCCCTTCCGGAAGTTGCGGCGGACCTTCCAGTCCATGGCCGCCTTGAGCGCGTTCTCGACGCCCAGCGCGCCGCCCGCCACGAAGAAGGCATAGGGCAGGTACGGGGGAATTCCCACGCGCGCGAACGTGGACACGAACTCGGCGAACTCGACCGTGTAGATGTCGGAGTTGGTCGGGTTCGCAAGCGCCGCCCGCAGGAGTTTCTCCCGGAACACCGGGTCCGCCATCTTCGGATGGTTGAGGCCGAGCGGTGCCGTGGCGAAGAACGAGAACATGTCGAGTACGGCGCGACCGCGGCGCGCGTCCCACAGACGCCGTCCCTTGCTGCGGTCGACGTCGAGCACCATGTCGTACCCGTCCGCCAGTATGTGCTGGCCCAGCGTCTCGTGCACGAGCGCCGGGCTGATGGTGGTCACACTCTTCATACGGTCTCTCCTTCGGCGACTGGGGCAACGTACGTTTCTTCCTTCACGGTCGCGAGCACGACCACGGTCCGGGTCCGGCTGACACCCTCGAGAGAGCCCAACTGGTGGAGCAACAGCTGCCTCAGCGCTTCCATGTTGCTCACCCGCACCTTCAGCAACAGGGAGAACTCGCCGGTGACGTGGTGACACTCGAGCACCTCGTCCAGCCCGATGACGCGCTCGAGCAGCGTGGACTCGTGACGCGGTTGGTCGAGGAAGACCTCCACGAACGCCGTGATCGACGCGCCGACCGCCTGGGGGTCGACGAGCGCCGTCCAGCGGCGAATGACCCCCGCGGCCTCGAGCTTCTTCAGCCGCTCGTGAACCGCTGCCGTCGACAACCCGACCTGTCGCGCGATCTCGGACTGCGCGAGCGACGCATCCCTCTGAACCAGCGTCAGAATCAGCCGGTCACGGTTGTCCAGATCTGGGAAAACATTCGCTGCTTTCATCTCATATCAATAATAAATTCTGAATCATCGCCGCGCAACAGAAAAAGAGACGGAATCAGACAGAAATGCGAGGGAAGCAGCGTTCCGGCAGCCCTGAACGGCGAACGGCTGCAAAGGAGACGTCCAGACGCGAGTGGGGGCGCTGCTGACCTTCGGCCACGACGCGCAAATTTACCCGGATGATATTGACAATGCCAATTCACCCGGGTAATATCGCTTCATGGAACTCGAACGGACCTACACCGCCTTTGCCGGCGACACGCTCGTCGCCTCGGCTGACGTCAAGTCCATGCTCGTGCGCACGAAGAAATACCTGGACCGCACAGGCGACGACCGCATCCTCATCTTCGACGACCACACCGGCGCCCAGGTCGACTTCGATTTCCGCGGCACTGCGGATGACGTGCTGGAACGGCTGTCCAGTCATCCGCTCTTCAGGGCCCGAGAGAGGCCTCCAGCCGAGCGCAGTGGTCCCGGTCGTCCGAAACTCGGCGTGCTGTCCCGCGAGGTCTCGCTGCTGCCGCGCCACTGGGACTGGCTCGAACAGCAGCCGAACGGGATATCGGCAGCGCTTCGTCGGCTCGTCGATGAAGCGAGGAAACGGGAGCCGGCCTCCGACCGCGCGCGCGGCGTACGTCATGCGGCGAGCCGGTTCATGACGGCGATGGCGGGCAATCTCGCCGGTTTCGAGGAGGCATCCCGCGCGCTCTTCGCCAACGACGTCGGTCGCATGAAGGCGCTCACGCACGGATGGCCGAGGGATGTTCGGAAGCACCTCTGGCGCCTGGTCGACGAATCGGTGCGCCTCGAGGCGTCGGAGAACCCGGCAGACGAGTGAGCGGGTGGGAGCGCGACCGTCCGAGGCGTGGCGGGTGCGTCCGGGTCGCGGAGTTGGCGGGCGTGACACCGCACGGGTGCGGCGCGGTACAATGGAGACGTGAAGGCCAGACGCGAGCAGGACGCCCTCGGCACCGTGGAACTCGACGACGACCTTCGGTACGGGGTGCATACGGTTCGGGCGCTCGACAACTTCCCCCTGTTAGGGCGGCCGGTACATCCGGCGCTCGCCCGCGCGTTCGGTGCGGTCAAGCTGGCCGCCGCGCGGACCAACCGGGCGCTCGGTTACCTGGATCCGGCCCGGGCGGATGCGATCGAACGTGCCTGCCAGGAACTGATCGACGGCGGCCTCGTCGCGGCGATCGTCGTCGACGCGCTGCAGGGCGGCGCGGGCACCAGCACCAACATGAACGTGAACGAAGTGCTGGCCAACCGGGCGCTCGAGGTCCTGCACCTTCCTCACGGAACGTACGGTACCGTCTCGCCGCTCGACGATCTCAACCGACACCAGAGCACGAACGACACGTACCCGACGGCCTTGCGCATCGCGGCGATCTGGCGAAACCGGGCGCTGGAGCCCGCCGTCGTCGCGCTGCAGGAGGCCTTCCAGGCCAAGGAACGCGCGTTCGCGCACGTCGTGAAGGTCGGCCGCACCGAGATGCAGGACGCGGTGCTCACGACGCTCGGTCGCGAAATGGGTGCCTATGCCGAGGCGCTCAACCGTGACCGCTGGCGGCTCAACAAGTGCGAGGAGCGACTGCGCGTCGTCAACCTCGGAGGGACGGCGATCGGCACCGGTCTGGCCGCGCCGCGAGAGTTCATCTTCAGGGTCGTCGACGAACTTCGCGACATCACCGGCCTCGGACTCGCGCGCGCGGAGAATCTCGTCGAGGCGACGCAGAACGCCGACGTGTTCGTCGAGGTGTCCGGCCTGCTCAAGGCGCTGGCGTCCACCCTCGTGAAGATCTCGGGCGACCTGCGTCTCATGTCGTCGGGGCCGCGCGCGGGGTTGGGTGAGATCCGCCTGCCAGCGCGTCAGGCTGGCTCGAGCATCATGCCGGGCAAGGTGAATCCGGTCGTGCCCGAAGCCGTGACACAGGCGGCGCTGATGGCCATCGGCCATGACCACGTGATCACGTCTGCCGTGATGATGGGCAGCCTCGAACTGAATCCCTTCCTGCCGCTCGTCGCGCACAGCCTGCTCGAGAGCTTCGACCTGCTGACCGCGGCGTGTGACGTGCTGCGACGCCACTGCGTCGACGGCATCGAGGCGGACGAGGCACGTTGTCGCCGCGATGTGGAGAGTGCCACCGCCAGTGCCACGGCGCTCGTGCCTCTGATCGGGTACGAGTCGGCGAACGACCTCGTGCTCGAGGCGGCGCGGGACGGCCGCGGCCTCAGGGAAGTCGCGGTCGCCAGCGGGCTGGTGACGGCCCGACAATTCGATGAGCTGACGAGTCCCGAGGCGGTGTGTCGGCTGGGATTTGCCGCGAGAGCCCAGGCTCTCGACCCCGACCATTGACCCTCGACCTGGACTCCGGGCTCTCGATTCTGGACTCTGGACGACAAGGCCACTGACCCATGCAGCCAACTCCCCGTTCGCTTCGGCTCCACATCGGGATCTTCGGTCGGCGCAACGTCGGCAAGTCGTCGCTGTTGAACGCGATCACGCGTCAGGAGGTGTCCATCGTATCCGAGGTCGCGGGCACGACCACCGATCCTGTCGAGAAACCGATGGAACTGCTGCCGCTCGGTCCGGTGCAGTTCGTGGATACCGCCGGCGTGGACGACGAGGGGGCCCTCGGAGCGCTCCGCATCGAACGGACGAAGGCCGTGCTGGACCGTGTGGACCTGGGGGTCATCGTCACGGAGGGAGGGGCCTGGGGCCCGTTCGAGGAGACGCTGCTCGGCGAACTCGAGGCGCGCCGCGTGCCGGTCCAGGTGGTGTTCAACAAGTCGGACCTGAAGCGTCCCGACGCGCCAGAACGTGAGCGGCTCGAGTCCGTTCACGTGCCGTTCGTCGTCATCTCCGCGCTGGACGGATCCGGTGCGATGACCCTGCGCGAAGCGCTCCTCGCGCTCGCGCCGGGCGATTTCTTCGACAACCGTCGTTTGGTGGCCGATCTCGTGCCGCCCGGCGAAGTTGCCGTGCTCGTTGTCCCGATCGACAAGGAAGCGCCGAAGGGGCGATTGATCCTGCCGCAGGTCATGACGATTCGCGATCTGCTCGACAGCGAGTCGATGGCGCTCGTGACGCAGGAGCGGGAGCTGCGGCGCGCGCTCGGCCGCCTGACGCGGCCGCCGGCGCTCGTCGTGACCGACTCGCAGGTCTTCCTGAAGGTCGCCGCCGACGTGCCGCCGGACGTCCCGATGACGTCGTTTTCGATCCTGATGGCACGCTTCCAGGGCGACCTCACCGAGCAGGTGCGCGGGACGCGCGGCATCGAGCGGTTGCAAGGTGGCGACCGCGTGCTCGTTGCCGAGTCGTGCAGCCATCATCCGGTGGGCGAGGACATCGGCCGTGTGAAGATTCCGCGCTGGCTGACGCAGTACGTCGGTGCGCGCCTGGAGTTCGAACACGTCCAGGGTCGCGACTTCCCCCGAGACCTGTCGCCGTACCGGCTTGTCGTGCACTGCGGCAACTGCGTGGGCAACCGGCGCGAGATGTTGTCGCGCATCCACCGGTGTCGAGAGGCCGGCGTCCCCATCACCAACTACGGCCTGACGATTGCCTACTCGCTTGGGATTCTCGACCGCGCGCTGCAGCCCTTTCCTGCAGCGCTGGAGGCCTCGCGTGCCGCTCGCGCTTGATCCTCTCGATCACGACACCCTCGTCGGCTGGCTCCGCGAACCGGATCCGGTCGCTCTCGAACGGCTGTGGCAACGTGCGGACGTCGTCCGTGCTGAACACGTGGGCGACGCCGTTCACTTGCGCGGCCTGATCGAAGTGAGCAATCACTGCGTCCGCTACTGCCTGTACTGCGGGATCCGCGCATGTTCTCCCGGGATCACCCGGTACCGGATGACCGCGGACGAGATCCTGGCGTGTGCCCGCGAGGCCAGGAGGCTCGGCTACGGAACCGTGGTGTTGCAGTCGGGCGAGGACCCCGAGCTGACACGCGAGTTCGTGGAGGACGTCGTGCGGGCGATCAAGGTGGAGACCGGGCTCGCCGTGACGCTGAGCGTTGGGGAGCGGAGTGACGGGGACCTGATGGCCTGGAAACAGGCCGGCGCCGATCGATTCCTGCTCCGCTTCGAGACCTCGGACCCGGACTTGTACCGGCGCATCCATCCCTCGCTGCCGGGCACGCTGTCGGACCGCGTCGCCCAGTTGCTGCGGATGCGCGAGATGGGCTACGAGATCGGCAGCGGGGTGATGGTGGGTGTCCCCGGTCAGACCTACGATATCCTCGCCCGCGACATCGAGTTGTTCCGCGATCTCGACATCGACATGATTGGCATCGGACCCTTCCTTCCCAGCCCGAGGACGCCGCTCGGTGGCGAGGCGGCAGCGCGGCTGTGCGCGCCGGACGGCGACCAGGTGGCCAACAGCGAGTCGATGACGCTCAAGGCAGTCGCGTTGACGCGATTGGTCTGCCCGGAGGCCAACCTGCCCAGCACGACGGCGCTGGCGACGATCGACCCGGCCACGGGCCGCGAGCTGGGGCTGGTGCGCGGTGCGAACATCGTGATGCCCAACGTCACGCCGCCGGCGTATCGCGTGCTGTACGAAATCTACCCGGGGAAGGCCTGCATCCACGAGACCGCGCAGGCGTGCCGCGGCTGTCTCGAAGGCCGCATCCGATCGATCGGCCGTGTCGTCGGCTCGGGCCCCGGCGGACGTCGCCGGAGCGCGGCCGTTCTCCCGAGCTGACGCCGGGCGGCGGACGTGCCACGCCGAAGCGGCGATCGTGGAGAAGACCGCGAAGTCGGGTCACGAGGTTACACGGAGCACACCGATGACTCGAGCCCTGGTGCCCTCCGTGTCTCAGTCGCTTCGTTCTCGGCTCTCCGAATCTGGACACCAGGTCAGGACACGCTGAGCGGCGCCGGTGGGTTCGCCGCCTGGGCGCTCTGGGCGTGGAGCACGACGAGGAAGGTGCTGCCGACGTTCGGGGCGCTCTCCACCGTGACGTCGCCGCCGTACAACTGAGCCAGCTTCTTCACGATCGACAGCCCGAGTCCCGTGCCGGGAATGGCCCGCGTCCGATCGTTCTTGATCCGGACGAACTCCTGGAACAGCCGTCCCGCTTCGTCAGGTGAGAGCCCGATGCCGGTGTCGGCGACCTGGAACCGAACTCCCGTGTCCGTCGGTTCGATACACACCTCGACACGGCCGCCGTCGCGGTTGTACTTCACCGCGTTGCTCACGAGGTTGTTGAAGAGGATCTCGAGCTCGCCGCGGTCCGCGACGATCCACACGTGCTCGGGAGCATGAAGTGCCAGGGACACCCGCCGCTCGGCAGCTGCCGTGGCCGCCGTGTCGAGCGCCGCCTGGGCCACCTCGCGGACGTCCACCTGGCTGAACTCCCGCCGCTTCTGTCCCGACTCGATGCGCGTCAAGTCGAGGAGTTCGCTGATGAGCCGCCGCATCCCGCCCGCGCGCGCCAGGGCGCGGTCCACCACCTGCGCCTGGACCACCGGATCGGTTCCCGCGGTGCCGTCCTTCAGAATCTGGAGGAAGCCCTCGATCGCCGCGAGCGGCGCCTTCAATTCGTGGCCGAGCACCGAAATGAACTGGAAGCGCACCTGGCGCTTCTCCAGGGCCAACTGCCGCGCCTGCCGCTGCACCATCAGGTGCTTGACGACGCGCCGGACCGCGACGCGCAGCTCGTCGGGAGTGAAGGGCTTCGGAAGGAAGTCGTGGGCGCCGCGCTTGGTCGCATCGATGGCCGTCTCGAGCGTGGCGTAGGCGGTGATCATCACCGTGAGCGTCTGGATGTTCCGCTCGCTGATTTGCCTGAGGACGTCGAGGCCGGAGATGCCCGGCAGCTTGAGGTCGAGCAGCACGATGTCGGGCACCGCCGCGGCCATCCGTTCGAGGGCCTCCTCGCCGGTCTCCGCGGTCTGCACGTCGAAGTTGACCGCGGCCTCGGTCTGGTCGCCGACCCTCACCGTGAAGGTGCTGAGCACCCGCGCGATCGCCATCCGCATCCCGGTCTCGTCATCGACCACCAGCACTCGGAGGGTTTCCATCTCACACCTCAAGACACGCCAACCACCAGCGTTTCTGGTTCCAACGAGGCTTGCCGTCGGTCCGAGGCACGCCTCGCTGGAATTACCTGACCGTCAGCAGCCGGTCCATCTCGCGCCGCAGTTGCTCGAAGCGGATGGGCTTGGCCAGCACGGCGTCCGCCCCCACCCACGCTCGTTCCGCGGCGGACGCGGGGTTGAAGCTCAATCCGGTCTCGCTGGTCACGGCCGTGACCATGATGATCGGCAGGCCGGGGAACGCACGCTTCAGATGATGCGACAGGACGAAGCCGTCATCGTGTCGTTCCATCATGAGATCGAGGATGGCGAGGTCCGGCGTGAAGTGGCGAATCGCCTCCTCGGCCTGCGAACGCGTGGCGGCGGTCGTCACTTCGAAGCCGGCGTTCTCCAGCTGAATCCGATGCTGGAACAAGAAGTCCTCGTCGTCGTCCACGAGGAGGATGTTGATGGTGGCGCGTGTGCTTGACATGATCTTCCCAGGTTGAATACCGGCTGCGAGCGGCCGTGGGGCCAGCCCCTGTGCCGCTCAGGCCGCCGTGGCGCCGCTCTCCCGCCGTCGCGGCAGCACGACCGTGAACGTCGTTCCCGTCGGACCTCTGGCGGCGTCGGCGTTCGAGTGGACTTTGATGTCGCCGCGATGCATCTTCACGATGCCGTAGCTGACCGCGAGGCCGAGACCGGTGCCCTTGCCGACCTTCTTCGTCGTGAAGAACGGCTCGAAGAGTTTCGGGAAGTGTTCGGGCGGGATCCCGACGCCGGTGTCCGATACGATGATGCGGACGTGGTCCGCATCATCCTCGGTCCGAATCCGCAACACGCCGCCGTCCGGCATCGCCGCGAACGCGTTGCTGACGAGATTCACGAGGACCTGCGTGATTTGGTCCGGATCCACTTCGATGGACGGGTCGCTCACCTGGTGCTCGACCTCCACCTCGACGCCGAGCGGGTGCGCGACGCCGCGGAGGCCGCGTTGCACGAGTTCAGCCAGGTCGATCCGGTCGTGCTCCACCTTGTTCTGCCGCGCGAAGTCGAGGAGGCCGGCCACGATCTTCTTGCAGCGATCGGCCTGCTCGACCACCATCGCGAGGTCTTCGCGGTACTCGGGCTTGTCGCCGATCTGCTCCATTAGGAAATGGGCATACATGATGACGACGCCGAGCGGGTTGTTGACCTCGTGCGCGATCCCGGCCGCGAGCTGGCCCATGCTCGCGAGCTTTTCGGAGCGCACCAACGCGACCTGGGCGTTGGCGAGTTCCTCGTTGGATCGACCCAGTTCGTACACGGTTTCGCGCAGGTGCTCGATGCTGTGAGGCAGACACATCTCGGGCTCGGCCAGACCGCGGTAGATGGCGCTCGCCAGCTCACGGCAGCTCGAGTACCCGCACGCCCCGCAGTTCAGCTCGTTGGTCGGATCCGGCTTGCCCAGGTCGGTCAGCAGCCGCTGCAACTCTTCCGGCGACGGTACCGGCAGGCGCAGATCCTTGGCGGCATAGGCGCGGGAGAGATCGACGTGCGCGTAGCTGGCGATGCGTCTCTCCCAGGCGGCCTGATCGCTTTCCGCGATCCGCCGGCGGACATACTGGCTGACGCGGGCCCGGCGGCCGAAGTGCGGCAGATCGGAACTCATCCCGGGGCCCATCGTGCAGCCGCGGCAGAAGAGGACTTCGAGCAACCGTGTGTCGAGCAGGCCCGATTCGGCTTCCTTGATGGCCTGCGCGAACTCGGCGGGGCCTTCGGCGACCATCACGTGACCCGTGACGAGATCCTCCTGGATGCCGGCCACCTGCAGCATGCCGCCGCTGAGCGGGAACAGGCCGCCGCCACGGCTCTGGGGCGGATCGAAGTCGAAGGCGGGAACGACCTTCGGGTCGAGATCGCGCGACGCGACCATCTGACGCAGTTCGGCGAAGGTGAGCGCCTCGTCCACCTCGCCCTGCAGCTCGGTTGACTCGCGCTTCTTGGCGATGCACGGGCCGACGAAGACGATCCGGAGGTCACCGCCGTGAGCCTGCCGGAGCAGCCGGGCCGTCGCAATCATCGGCGAGACGATCGGGGCGAGGGCGGCCGTGAGGTCGGGATAGTAGCGCTCGACGTACCCGACGACCGATGGGCAGGTCGTGGCAATCCAGAGCTTGTCGGTGTCGCGGGAGACCAGCCGCCGGTATTCGAGCGCCACGAGTTCGGCGCCGAACGCGACTTCATGTACCGACGCGAACCCCAGGGCCCGCAGCGTGCCGACGACCGCCGGGTAGTCGAGGTCGATGAACTCGGCCGGGAAGCTGGGCGCGATGATTGCTGCGACGGGCTCGGGGCCGGCCAGCAGCGCTTCGACGGCCTCCACCGCGGACACGACGCTCTTGGCGGACTGCGTGCACACCTTCACGCACACGCCGCAGCCGATGCAGCGTTCCGGCAGCACCTGCGCCTTCAGGTCGGCGATGCGGATGGCCTTCGCCGGGCACTCACGCACGCACTGGTAGCAGACGCGGCACCGTTCGCCGATCGTGG comes from Vicinamibacterales bacterium and encodes:
- the lat gene encoding L-lysine 6-transaminase, with the translated sequence MKSVTTISPALVHETLGQHILADGYDMVLDVDRSKGRRLWDARRGRAVLDMFSFFATAPLGLNHPKMADPVFREKLLRAALANPTNSDIYTVEFAEFVSTFARVGIPPYLPYAFFVAGGALGVENALKAAMDWKVRRNFRKGLREEKGHQVIHFRDAFHGRTGYTMSLTNTADPRKYQYFAKFDWPRITNPALHFPLNAVEIDRVAAIERQAIGEIEQAFASRRDDIAAIIIEPIQAEGGDNHYRPEFLQALRRLADEHEALLIFDEVQAGVALTGRFWAHQHFGVQPDLLAFGKKMQVCGMLAGPRIDEEPENVFKVSSRLNSTWGGNLVDMVRSTRYLEIIEEDGLVEHAAKAGAHLQAGLEAMQAGRPDVFSNARGRGLMCAIDFPDTATRDKVGDEAYELGLVILSCGRLSLRFRPPLDVTTDEIDEALDIIRRAAKNAGK
- a CDS encoding Lrp/AsnC family transcriptional regulator yields the protein MKAANVFPDLDNRDRLILTLVQRDASLAQSEIARQVGLSTAAVHERLKKLEAAGVIRRWTALVDPQAVGASITAFVEVFLDQPRHESTLLERVIGLDEVLECHHVTGEFSLLLKVRVSNMEALRQLLLHQLGSLEGVSRTRTVVVLATVKEETYVAPVAEGETV
- a CDS encoding DUF2239 family protein, producing MELERTYTAFAGDTLVASADVKSMLVRTKKYLDRTGDDRILIFDDHTGAQVDFDFRGTADDVLERLSSHPLFRARERPPAERSGPGRPKLGVLSREVSLLPRHWDWLEQQPNGISAALRRLVDEARKREPASDRARGVRHAASRFMTAMAGNLAGFEEASRALFANDVGRMKALTHGWPRDVRKHLWRLVDESVRLEASENPADE
- a CDS encoding aspartate ammonia-lyase yields the protein MKARREQDALGTVELDDDLRYGVHTVRALDNFPLLGRPVHPALARAFGAVKLAAARTNRALGYLDPARADAIERACQELIDGGLVAAIVVDALQGGAGTSTNMNVNEVLANRALEVLHLPHGTYGTVSPLDDLNRHQSTNDTYPTALRIAAIWRNRALEPAVVALQEAFQAKERAFAHVVKVGRTEMQDAVLTTLGREMGAYAEALNRDRWRLNKCEERLRVVNLGGTAIGTGLAAPREFIFRVVDELRDITGLGLARAENLVEATQNADVFVEVSGLLKALASTLVKISGDLRLMSSGPRAGLGEIRLPARQAGSSIMPGKVNPVVPEAVTQAALMAIGHDHVITSAVMMGSLELNPFLPLVAHSLLESFDLLTAACDVLRRHCVDGIEADEARCRRDVESATASATALVPLIGYESANDLVLEAARDGRGLREVAVASGLVTARQFDELTSPEAVCRLGFAARAQALDPDH
- the hydF gene encoding [FeFe] hydrogenase H-cluster maturation GTPase HydF; the encoded protein is MQPTPRSLRLHIGIFGRRNVGKSSLLNAITRQEVSIVSEVAGTTTDPVEKPMELLPLGPVQFVDTAGVDDEGALGALRIERTKAVLDRVDLGVIVTEGGAWGPFEETLLGELEARRVPVQVVFNKSDLKRPDAPERERLESVHVPFVVISALDGSGAMTLREALLALAPGDFFDNRRLVADLVPPGEVAVLVVPIDKEAPKGRLILPQVMTIRDLLDSESMALVTQERELRRALGRLTRPPALVVTDSQVFLKVAADVPPDVPMTSFSILMARFQGDLTEQVRGTRGIERLQGGDRVLVAESCSHHPVGEDIGRVKIPRWLTQYVGARLEFEHVQGRDFPRDLSPYRLVVHCGNCVGNRREMLSRIHRCREAGVPITNYGLTIAYSLGILDRALQPFPAALEASRAARA
- the hydE gene encoding [FeFe] hydrogenase H-cluster radical SAM maturase HydE, whose protein sequence is MPLALDPLDHDTLVGWLREPDPVALERLWQRADVVRAEHVGDAVHLRGLIEVSNHCVRYCLYCGIRACSPGITRYRMTADEILACAREARRLGYGTVVLQSGEDPELTREFVEDVVRAIKVETGLAVTLSVGERSDGDLMAWKQAGADRFLLRFETSDPDLYRRIHPSLPGTLSDRVAQLLRMREMGYEIGSGVMVGVPGQTYDILARDIELFRDLDIDMIGIGPFLPSPRTPLGGEAAARLCAPDGDQVANSESMTLKAVALTRLVCPEANLPSTTALATIDPATGRELGLVRGANIVMPNVTPPAYRVLYEIYPGKACIHETAQACRGCLEGRIRSIGRVVGSGPGGRRRSAAVLPS
- a CDS encoding ATP-binding protein, with amino-acid sequence METLRVLVVDDETGMRMAIARVLSTFTVRVGDQTEAAVNFDVQTAETGEEALERMAAAVPDIVLLDLKLPGISGLDVLRQISERNIQTLTVMITAYATLETAIDATKRGAHDFLPKPFTPDELRVAVRRVVKHLMVQRQARQLALEKRQVRFQFISVLGHELKAPLAAIEGFLQILKDGTAGTDPVVQAQVVDRALARAGGMRRLISELLDLTRIESGQKRREFSQVDVREVAQAALDTAATAAAERRVSLALHAPEHVWIVADRGELEILFNNLVSNAVKYNRDGGRVEVCIEPTDTGVRFQVADTGIGLSPDEAGRLFQEFVRIKNDRTRAIPGTGLGLSIVKKLAQLYGGDVTVESAPNVGSTFLVVLHAQSAQAANPPAPLSVS
- a CDS encoding response regulator, with translation MSSTRATINILLVDDDEDFLFQHRIQLENAGFEVTTAATRSQAEEAIRHFTPDLAILDLMMERHDDGFVLSHHLKRAFPGLPIIMVTAVTSETGLSFNPASAAERAWVGADAVLAKPIRFEQLRREMDRLLTVR
- a CDS encoding [Fe-Fe] hydrogenase large subunit C-terminal domain-containing protein, with protein sequence MNATLVPLVSTIGERCRVCYQCVRECPAKAIRIADLKAQVLPERCIGCGVCVKVCTQSAKSVVSAVEAVEALLAGPEPVAAIIAPSFPAEFIDLDYPAVVGTLRALGFASVHEVAFGAELVALEYRRLVSRDTDKLWIATTCPSVVGYVERYYPDLTAALAPIVSPMIATARLLRQAHGGDLRIVFVGPCIAKKRESTELQGEVDEALTFAELRQMVASRDLDPKVVPAFDFDPPQSRGGGLFPLSGGMLQVAGIQEDLVTGHVMVAEGPAEFAQAIKEAESGLLDTRLLEVLFCRGCTMGPGMSSDLPHFGRRARVSQYVRRRIAESDQAAWERRIASYAHVDLSRAYAAKDLRLPVPSPEELQRLLTDLGKPDPTNELNCGACGYSSCRELASAIYRGLAEPEMCLPHSIEHLRETVYELGRSNEELANAQVALVRSEKLASMGQLAAGIAHEVNNPLGVVIMYAHFLMEQIGDKPEYREDLAMVVEQADRCKKIVAGLLDFARQNKVEHDRIDLAELVQRGLRGVAHPLGVEVEVEHQVSDPSIEVDPDQITQVLVNLVSNAFAAMPDGGVLRIRTEDDADHVRIIVSDTGVGIPPEHFPKLFEPFFTTKKVGKGTGLGLAVSYGIVKMHRGDIKVHSNADAARGPTGTTFTVVLPRRRESGATAA